One window of Perca flavescens isolate YP-PL-M2 chromosome 6, PFLA_1.0, whole genome shotgun sequence genomic DNA carries:
- the hjv gene encoding LOW QUALITY PROTEIN: hemojuvelin (The sequence of the model RefSeq protein was modified relative to this genomic sequence to represent the inferred CDS: inserted 2 bases in 1 codon), whose translation MEPRGVALPWKHCLHLCLLLVQLSLPEVSASCRILRCNSDFVAAKLDLGAGGNSNNNNNNTALTVNAGYCGALRSYATCTRRTARACRGDLAYHSAVQGIEDLLIQHRCPRAGPTAPPRHRDSAFGDACLYESSLLAREGRAPDYLHCGVFGDPHVRTFNNEFMTCGVQGAWPLVDNDFLFIQATSAPTRGEKVTPSLTRYTPLSQSSLQCGDQQLYQAELDDVPAAFADGSVSGGERRGRHSLTVRTQTPGRHAEIHAAHIGTLLVVRQTGRSLGLSLRSPRGVVESXRADQDLQLCVWGCPASRRLDTRRPPTHAAGDPVAAAAVARAACAALLPARDAYFQACVFDLIATGDPNASAAAVSARQDAENMMSGALRGHLSPGNNAGPPLAAPPTPLLMLVLLGMLGTLATDVVNW comes from the exons ATGGAGCCTCGGGGCGTGGCGTTACCATGGAAACACTGCCTCCACCTCTGTCTGCTGCTGGTCCAGCTGAGTTTACCTGAAG TCTCAGCTTCCTGTCGGATCCTGAGGTGTAACTCCGACTTCGTGGCGGCGAAACTGGACCTGGGCGCCGGcggcaacagcaacaacaacaacaacaacacggCTCTCACCGTGAACGCCGGTTACTGCGGCGCGCTGCGCTCCTACGCCACGTGCACCAGGCGCACCGCGCGGGCGTGCCGCGGCGACCTGGCGTACCACTCGGCGGTGCAGGGCATCGAGGACCTGCTGATCCAGCACCGCTGCCCCCGGGCCGGGCCCACGGCGCCGCCGCGGCACCGGGACTCCGCCTTCGGGGACGCCTGCCTGTACGAGAGCAGCCTGCTCGCCAGGGAGGGCCGGGCGCCCGACTACCTGCACTGCGGTGTGTTCGGGGACCCGCACGTACGCACGTTCAACAACGAGTTCATGACGTGTGGCGTTCAGGGGGCGTGGCCTCTCGTAGACAACGACTTCCTGTTCATCCAGGCGACCAGCGCGCCCACACGGGGAGAAAAGGTCACGCCGTCTCTCACGCGCTATACACCTTTATCTCAAag CAGCCTCCAGTGTGGTGACCAGCAGCTCTACCAGGCCGAGCTTGACGACGTCCCCGCGGCGTTCGCCGACGGCTCCGTGTCCGGCGGCGAGCGCCGCGGCCGCCACAGCCTCACGGTGCGGACTCAGACCCCCGGCCGCCACGCCGAGATCCACGCCGCGCACATCGGCACGCTGCTGGTGGTCCGGCAGACCGGCCGCTCGCTGGGCCTGTCGCTGCGCTCGCCGCGCGGCGTGGTGGAATC CCGGGCGGACCAGGACCTCCAGCTGTGCGTCTGGGGATGTCCCGCCTCCCGGAGACTCGACACGCGCCGCCCGCCGACGCACGCCGCCGGCGACCCGGTGGCGGCGGCCGCCGTGGCCCGCGCGGCGTGCGCGGCGCTGCTTCCCGCCAGAGACGCGTACTTCCAGGCGTGCGTGTTCGACCTGATCGCCACGGGAGACCCGAACGCCAGCGCGGCGGCCGTCAGCGCGCGGCAGGACGCCGAGAACATGATGTCAGGCGCGCTGAGAGGTCACCTGTCGCCTGGCAACAACGCTGGGCCGCCGCTAGCGGCGCCGCCAACGCCGCTGCTGATGCTAGTGCTGCTCGGCATGCTGGGAACTCTGGCCACAGACGTGGTGAACTGGTGA